One genomic region from Methanobrevibacter arboriphilus JCM 13429 = DSM 1125 encodes:
- the carA gene encoding glutamine-hydrolyzing carbamoyl-phosphate synthase small subunit produces MEKGEKTKGKSTAKIALEDGTIIKGEGFGHETTATGEIVFTTGMTGYVEGLTDPSFKGQIMMSTYPLQGNYGVSDDWYQSGKIQVEGYIVREVCKEPSLYSSQKTLDEFLKEYKIPGISGIDTRDLTIKIREKGAMKCAISTEEIDDSELIAQAKNQLSIVDMDLVPQVSTKEIITFGDNFKQKAALIDCGVKKNIIEGFLKKDIGVVLFPYNSDYKTILDYDIDGLMISCGPGNPERLTETIENVQKLSNRLPIFGICMGQQVIAKSFGAKIYKMKFGHRGSNQPVKDLTTGKVFITSQNHGFSIDKESLKDTPLKLTQINLNDNTPEGFSHEELPLNCVQYHPEAGPGPNDTNFVFDKFKKMMDDY; encoded by the coding sequence ACAACTGCAACTGGTGAAATTGTTTTCACGACTGGTATGACTGGTTATGTTGAAGGATTAACTGATCCTTCTTTTAAAGGTCAAATAATGATGTCAACATATCCTCTTCAAGGAAATTATGGTGTTAGTGATGATTGGTATCAATCTGGAAAAATCCAAGTAGAAGGATACATTGTAAGAGAGGTCTGCAAAGAACCTTCTTTATACTCTTCACAGAAAACATTAGATGAGTTCTTAAAAGAATATAAAATTCCAGGTATTAGTGGAATTGATACAAGAGATTTAACCATAAAAATTCGTGAAAAAGGAGCTATGAAATGTGCAATATCTACTGAAGAAATTGATGATAGTGAACTTATTGCTCAGGCAAAGAATCAATTAAGCATTGTAGATATGGATTTAGTTCCACAAGTTTCAACTAAAGAGATAATTACATTTGGTGATAATTTCAAACAAAAGGCAGCTTTAATTGATTGTGGTGTTAAGAAAAATATTATTGAGGGATTTCTAAAAAAAGATATTGGTGTGGTTCTTTTCCCATATAATTCAGATTATAAAACAATATTGGATTATGATATAGATGGGCTAATGATTTCTTGTGGCCCTGGAAATCCAGAAAGACTCACTGAAACAATAGAAAATGTGCAAAAATTATCCAATCGTCTTCCTATTTTTGGTATTTGTATGGGTCAACAGGTTATAGCTAAATCTTTTGGAGCTAAAATTTATAAGATGAAGTTTGGTCATAGGGGATCTAATCAACCAGTTAAGGATTTAACAACAGGTAAAGTTTTTATAACTTCTCAAAATCATGGGTTTAGTATTGATAAGGAATCATTAAAAGATACTCCTTTGAAATTGACTCAAATTAATCTTAATGATAATACTCCTGAGGGCTTTTCACATGAAGAGTTACCACTAAATTGTGTTCAGTACCATCCTGAAGCTGGACCTGGTCCAAATGATACTAATTTTGTATTTGATAAATTTAAAAAGATGATGGATGATTATTAG